The following nucleotide sequence is from Thermostaphylospora chromogena.
TGGCGGATCGTGCTGCCCATGTCCAAGGGCGTGACCGCGGTCATCGGTCTGTTCTACGCCGTGGGCTACTGGAACGCGTTCTTCAACGCCGTCCTCTACATCAACGACAACAGCAAGTGGCCGCTGCAGCTGGTGCTGCGCCAGTACGTGCTGCAGGGCCAGTCCATCTACGCCGGGCAGAGCGGCGTGGCCACCGTAGCCGGTCAGGCCCTTCCGCCGAGCCTGGCCATCCAGATGGCGATCGTCGTCATCGCCCTCGTCCCCGTGCTGTTCGTCTACCCCTTCGTCCAGCGCCACTTCACCAAGGGAGTGATCATCGGCGCGGTCAAGGGCTGACCGGCCACCCGCCGCGCGAGGGGGCGGCCTCACCGGATGCCCCCACCGACCGCCGCCCGCCGGACGGGGGGCGACGGTGCGGGCCGCCCCCGTCCGGCCCGCGGTCATGTCGCTCTCCCCGGGCATCCCCGTCCTTCTCTCCGGCCGGCTCCTTCACCTCCTGGCGCCCGATCCCCGGTTCGCCGCGCGCCCCGGAGATCGGCTGGCGCGGAAACCAGAGAAGGTAAACCCCAAAGCTGTACGATCTGGACATGTCGACGGTGGAGCTGCTCATTCTCGCGGTGATCCTGCTGCTCGTCGTCGGAGTGCTGCTGAGGATCGCCGCGAAGTCGAGCGCGAGCCGCACCACACCGGAGAGCCGTCAGGCGGCGGACCCGCCCGGGCGGCGTTCCGCCCCGACCGACCTGGGGGTCAGGGTCCGGGAGCTGGTGGAGCGCGACCGGATCATCGAAGCGATCAAGGTGGTGCGCGAGGAGACCGGCCTCGGCCTCGCCGAAGCCAAGCGGGCGGTGGAAGCGGTCAAGGCCGGCAAGCCGGCGCCCCTGCCGCGACCGGTTCCGCTGTCACCCGCGCTGACCGCCCGGGTGAGCGAGCTGACCGGCCGCGGCCGGGTCATCGAGGCGGTCAAGGTGGTGCGCGAGGAGACCGGCCTCGGCCTCGCCGAAGCCAAGCGGATCGTGGAGGCGGTCGAAAGGGGCGCACCACCGGCGGGCGCGCCGCCGCAGCTCGACGGCGATCTCGCCACCCGCGTGCGGGAGCTCAAGGCGGCCGGTGACACCGAGCGGGCCGTCCAGCTCGTGCGCGGCGAGACCGGCATGGACCACGCCGAGGCGGTCGCCTTCGTCGACGCGCTGCAGCACACCGGGCCGAAGAACGCCGACGCCGACTGAGCCGCACCCCGGCCGGGGCCGGGACACGGCCCACGGCGGCCTAGGCGGGCGCGCCCACCCGGTCCACGATCTGTGTCGCGCCCTCCTCGCGGGCGCAGTGGGCGCAGCAGAACCAGCGGTCGCCCGCCTGGACGCCATGCCCCACGATGCGGCAGCCGCAGTGCTCGCACACCGGCGCCATGCGCGTGATGGCGCACTCGAAGGAGTCGAAGGTGTGCACCTGCCCCTGCGCGTGGACCTCGAAGGCCATGTCATAGTCGTTGCCGCACACTTCGCATCTGGCCATGTCCCCCCCAATCGTCAGGCCGTACGCAGGGGGCCATACCCCGAAGCGGGCCGGCCATCCCCGGGGCGGGCGGTCACTTGATCGCGCCGACGGTGACGCCCCGGGTGAGGGTCCGCTGGAAGATCAGGAAGAACGCGACCGCCGGGATGATGCCCAGCAGGGCGGAGGCGCTGGAGGTCGTGACGTCCATCATCCGCTGTCCCTGCAGCACGCCGAGCGCGACCGGCACGGTCTGGTTGTCGTTGCCGGTGAGCAGGATCATCGGCAGGAAGAACTCGTTCCACGTCCAGATGAAGAAGAAGATCAACAGCACCGAGATGGTGGGCCGGCTGATCGGCACCACGATCCGCCACAGCGCCCGCCACCGGCCCGCGCCATCGATCTCAGCCGCTTCCAGGATCTCCCTGGGGAAGGCGCCGAGCACCGAGGACAGCAGGTAGGTGCCGAAAGCGGCCTGGATCGCGGTGAAGATGATGATCACCGCGGTCCGGGTGTTGTAGAGGCCGACCTCCTTGGCCAGGTAGTACAACGGGTACGCCAGGGCCTCCTGCGGCAGCGTGTTGGCCACCAGGAAGACCACCATGATCCACATGCGGCCCTTGACCCGTCCGATGCCCAGCGCGTAGGCGTTCAGCACCGACAGGATCACCGCGAGGATCGCCACCGATCCGCTGATGACGAAGCTGTTCCACAGCTTCAGGCCGAAGTCGACGCGGTTCCAGAAGTCGATGATCCCCTGGAAGTACAGCTCGGCGGGCGGCGTCAGGGGACCGTTGCTCGAATAGTCCGCGGGTGACTTGACCGCGTTGAGCACGACGATCGCGAACGGCAGCAGCATCGCGACGGCGAGCACGACGAGCGAGGCGAGGACCGCCCAGCCTCCGGGACCGGGCCGGCGGGCGGACGGGCGGGCGGCGCGGGCGGGCGCGGTCATCGGGCCTCCCCCTCGGAGCGGTCCTGGAAGCGCAGGAAGAAGACCGTGACGACGACGATGATGATCGCGAGCACGGTGGCGATGGCGGAGCCGTACCCCACGTCGGCCCGTTCGAAGAAGTTGACGTAGCTGAAGTAGGAGGGGACCATCGTGGCCCGTCCCGGGCCGCCGCCGGTCAGCACGAAGATCGGGCCGAACACCTTGAGGGCGGCGATCGTGCAGGTCAGCAGCACCACGAAGATCTCCTGGCGGATCTGCGGGATCGTGATGTGCCAGAAGCGCCGCCACCACGACGCGCCGTCGATCTCCGCGGCCTCGTACAGCGCGGGGTCCACCCGCTGCAGGCCGGCCATGAAGATGACGATCGGGTACCCGATCTGGAACCAGACCATGACCGCCATCACGGTGGCCAGCGCGAGGTCGGGGTCGCCGAGCCAGTTCTGCGCCAGAGCGCCGAGGCCGACCGACTCCAGGATCTGGTTCAGCGCGCCGTAGGACGGATGCAGCATCCATCCCCACACCACACCCGCGACCGCGACCGGCAGGACCTGCGGCAGATAGTAGGCGGCGCGCAGCAGGCTCGCCGGGCGGGCGCCGAACCTCTTGCCGATGTAGTCGAACAGGGCCACGGCGATGATCAGGCCGATGATCGTCGGCACGATCGCCATCGCCACGATGAGCAGGATGTTGTTCCGGAACGACGCCCAGAAGACGGCGTCGCCGAACAGCCTCACGTAGTTGTCCAGCCCGATCCAGCGCGGGGTGCCCACGCCGCTCCACCGGGTGAAGCTCGTCCCGACGTTCATCAGGAACGGCACCACGATCACCAGGAGGAAGAGGATCGCGCTGGGCAGCAGGTAGAGCCGGTAGCCGCCGCGCCGCCGCGGCGTGCGCCCTGCGCGCCGCACCGCCGCCGGGCGGGTCGCCGGAGCCTGTACAGCCATGTGAGAAGCGCCTTTCACGGCCGCCTCCGGAACAAGGCGGGGGCCTCACGGTGCCCGTCGCCCCTGCGCGACGGGCCGGACGGAGCCGCCCGCCGCCCGCGCGGGCGGCGGGCGATGCTGCGGGGTCAGCCGCCGACGGCGGCCAGATTCTCGTTGTACGGCTGGGCGAGGTCGTCCAGCACCTCGTGCGGCTGCTTGCTGCCGTTGATCAGCTCCTGCACGCCGGCGACCATCACGTCGTAGTAGCCGGGTGCGGGCCAGTCGGGGTAGAACGCCAGGCCGTCGCGCTCGCTGAGCTCGGTGAAGTTCTCGATGAGCTCCTTGTTCTTCTCATCGGTGATCGCCGAGACGTCGGCCGCCACCGGAACGCCGCCCGCGTTGCCCAGCGTGTTCTGGATGTTCTTCTTCATCGTGATGTCGATGAAGTCGTAGGCGAGCTCCTTGTTCTCGGAGTTCTCCGGGATGACCCACAGGTTGCCGCTGGATCCCGCGCTGAAGGTGTTGCCCGGCCACAGGAACGTGCCCCACTCGAAGTCCTTGACCTCGTCGGCGATCCGGCCGTACCACCAGCTGCCCGAGATCATGATCGGGTACTTGCCGCTCATGAAGGCCAGACCCATGTCCTCGGCCCTGATCCCGGCGGAGTCCTTGCCGATGTAGCCCTTCTTCACCCAGTCGGCGAAGGTCTGCGCCGCGTAGGTGAACTCCGGCCCGTGGAAGTCGACCTTGCCCTTGTAGAGCTGGAAGGCGTCGATCCATTCCCGGCTCGCCTTGCTCAGCGCGAGCTGGTAGAAGATCTGCTGCGCGGGGTACTCCGCGCCGCCCACGGAGATGGGCGTGATCCCGGCCTTGACGAAGGTGTCCAGGATGGCGGTGAACTCCTCCAGGGTGGTCGGCGGAGCGGTGATCCCGTGCTCTTCGAACGCGTCCTTGTTGTAGTAGACCATCACGTATTCGGCGTAGTTCGGGATGCCGTACCACTTGCCGCCACCCATGACGCCCCGCTCGTCATAGCGGGCCGTGGTCTGCAGGGACGGGCTGAGCAGCTTGTCCCACCCCCGCTTGACCACCTCCTGTGACATGTCGGTGAGCAGGCCTTGCCGGGAGAGCAACCCCGCCGTGGCGTTGCCCTTGTTGTATTCGAGGATGTCGGGCGCCTCGTCGGAGTTGAGCACCATGCTCGCCGTCTTCTGGATCTGTTCGAAGCCCTTCTCCTCGAACTCGACCTTCACCCCAGGATGCGTGGCCTCGAACTCCTTGATGGCCTCTGCCCAGGCCACGCCCATCGCGCTGTTGGCCGTCTCGTAGTGCCACAGCTTCAGCGTCTTGCCCCCGGATGAGTCCTCGCCAGGCTCCCCCGAACCGCCGCAGGCGGCGAGGGCCAGGGCGGCCGCGGCGAACACCGCGACCGCGCGTGTTTTGAACATCGTGCTCTCCAGAGGGTCGGTTCGGTTCACCTCAACTGGATCTCGACCGGGGTGCGGACGTTCTGCACCCCGCGGATCCGCGCGGGACCCCGTACGGTGAAGCGCAGGGTGTCCCCGTCGCGCGTGGTCTCGACCGTGGTGCGCCCGTTGACGTCGGCGATCGTGGCGCTGCTGCCCTCGTCGGCGCCGTAGCCGACCAGCGTGATGTCGCCGAACGGCCCGTCGCCCACCGTGTCTGCCGGCTCCGTGGTGGGGATGAGCGCGCCGTACCGTACGAACAGGGGGATGCGGTCGAGCGGCGTGGTCACCCGGATGTAGCGCCCGCCCTCGTACTCCTCCTCCGTCCAGTAGTCCACCCACCTTCCGGCGGGCAGGTAGACCTGCCGGGTGCCCTCGGCGGAGATCATCGGGGCGACCAGCAGGTCGCGGCCGAGCATGTACTGCAGGTCGGCCTGCCAGGCCACCGGGTCCTCCGGGTAATCCACGCACAGCGCGCGCATCATCGGCGCTCCGGTCTCCGCCGACTCCACGGCGGCGGTGTACAGGTACGGCATGAGCCGGTAGCGCAGCCGGATCGCCGCCACCGCTCCCCGCTCGGCGTGCTCGGGGAACTCCCACGGCTCGCGGCTGGTGGTGCCGTGGAAGCGCACCAGCGGCGACAGGGCGCCGAACTGCGCCCAGCGCACGTACAGGTCGGGCGTTGGCGTGCCGGTGAAGCCGCCGGCGTCGTGGCTCCAGAACGGCACGCCGGACAGGCCGTGCGCCAGGCCGCCGCGCAGCGTGCTGCCCATGGCGGTGTAGCTGGCGTAGGTGTCGCCGCCCCACTGGGCGGAGTGGCGCTGACCGCCGAGGAAGGACGAGCGGGCCCACACCATGCCGTGCCCGGCGACCTCGCGGGTGACCTCGGCGACCGCGTCGTTGAACAGCAGCGTGTAGACGTTGTGCAGCTCGGTGCCGCTCATCCCGTTGTAGGCGACCGCGTCGGCGGGCACGCCCTCGGCGAAGTCGGTCTTGAACACCGAGACGCCCTGCTCCAGCAGCGGACGCAGCAGCCCTTGGAACCAGGCCACGGCCTCGGGGTTGGTGAAGTCGATGATGCCGCAGGCGGGGTAGCTGCCGTGCCAGCAGTCGGCGACGTACACCTCGCCGTCCTGGTTCTTGAGGAAGTAGCCCTTCTTCGCGGCCTCGGGGAAGTCGGGGCTGAGGTGGGAGACGTACGGGTTCATCCACAGGCTGACCTTGAAGCCCATCTCGGCCAGTTCCCGCAGCATCGCGTCGGGGTCGGGGAAGTTGTCGCGGTCCCAGCGCAGGTCCGACCAGTGCCCCTTGACCTGCCAGAAGCAGTCCAGGTGCAGCACGTCGCAGGGGATGTTCCGCTCTCGGATGACGCGGGCGCGGTTCATGACCCGCTCCTGGGTGTCCACGAAGAACCCCGAGGAGATCCACGTGCCGAAGGCCCATTTCGGCGGCAGCAGCGGGGCGCACGTCAGCGCGTTGTAGCGGCGCAGCACGTCCGCCGGGGACGGCCCGGCCAGGACGTAGTAGTCGATGAGGTCGTCGGGGACGATGATCTGCACGCAGCTGTGGGTGGACTGGCATACGTCGAACTCCACCGGCATGCCGCTGTCCACCACGATCCCGTAGCCCCGGCTGGACATGTAGAACGGGACGTTCTTGTAGGCGCGCTGCGACTCCGCGCCGAAGGCGTCGAAGTTCCACATCAGCGGGCGCTGCCCGCGCTTGTCCAGCGGGGTGAACGACTCGCCGAAACCGGTGAACGCCTCGTCCGGCGGCGCGGCGAAGCTTTCGTGGTACGCCACGGGCGTGCCGTCCACCATGGAGCGGCCGAACGGCAGCGTGCGCAGCCGCCCGCTGATGTCCACGTGGCCGGGGTCCTGCGCGACGAGCAGCCGTCCGTTCGCGTCGGTGAACCGCATGTTCCAGGGGTTCAGGGTGATCTCGGCACGGACCGATCCGGCGTCGACCACCACTTCGCCGTCGCCCGTCTCGACGCGCGCGTCCGGGTAGCCGCCGGGGGTGACCATGCGGATCACGCGCGCGGAACGGGTACGGGCGTCGGCGTCTTGGGCCAGCTTGACGCGGATCACCCCTTCGCCCGCGGCGGACACGTGCACGACGAGGGTCTCCTCCGCCCCGGTGACCCCCTTCAGCGTCACCCCGGACTCCTCGGCCGACACCAGTTCCGCCCGGGTCAGCGCCGACAGGCCGCCCTCCCCGCGCGCCCGCACCGGCAACTCCGGCGGGTCAGCCACGAAATACTCATGCGCCACCAAAGGGGGACGGTAGGGCATCGGTGCACTCCTCGCATACCGAGTCACGACGTCGCAATTAGTTTGCCGTCCATACCAACAAACGTCAACGGTGATCCCCGTGCGCGGGAAAGGAGGGATCCACGCCCCGGCCCGTCCCGCCGTGGACCGGCGGCGCCCCCCTGGGCGGGAGAGGCGGACCGCTCCCCGGGGATAGGGGATGCCCCGGCGCCCCGGCGGACCGCGAGCCGTCCCGTCCGCCGGAGGGACCCGCGAGGGCGGGACGGCCGGTCAGGAACCGGTTAGGTAGAGGGCGAGCTGGGTGCGGTCACGAAGGCCCAGCTTGCGGAGCATGCTGGAGACGTGGTTCTTGACGGTGCCCTCGGTGATGCGCAGCCGGGTGGCGATCTCCCGGTTGGTCGCGCCGATCGCGATCAGCCGGGCCACCTCGATCTCCCTGGCGGACAGCAGCTCCCGGCCCGGGAGATCCGCCCGCGGCGCCGGCAGCCGGCGCAGCTCCTCCACGACCCGCCGGGCCACCGGCCCGTCGAGCACGGCCAGCCCCCGGTACGCCTGGTGGATCGCGGTGATCAGTTCCTCCGGCGAGGCGCCCTTGAGGAGGTAGCCGCGCGCTCCCGCGCGCAGCGCGCCGAAGACGTACTCGTCCTCGTCGAACGTGCTGAGCACGAGCGAGGCGACCTCGGAATGCTCGGCGGCGAGCCGGACGATCAGCTCCACACCGCTCATCCCCGGCATACGGGCGTCGATCAGCGCCACGTGCGGGCGGCACACCGGCACCAGGGCGAGCGCGGTCTCCCCGTCCGCCGCCTCGCCGACCACCTCGACGTCCTCCTCGACCTCCAGGAGCTTGCGCAGGCCCTCCCTGATCAGCGCCTGGTCGTCCACGAGGAGCACCCGGATCACGGTCATGACGCGCTCACCGGCACCTCCGCCCGCACCGTGAACCCGCCGCCCTCCGCGTTGCCCGCGCTGAACCGTCCGCCGATCCCGTGCACCCGTTCGGCCAGCGACGACAGCCCGAAGCCCGTGATGTCGTCCGCGCCCTCCCCGTCATCGGTGATCGTCAGCACCACCCGTTCGTCGCCGAAGGAGAGCCGGGCGCGCACGTGCCGGGCGCGGGCGTGCCGCAGCGCGTTGGTGAGCGCCTCCTGAAGCACCCGGTAGAGCGTCAGCTCGGTGTCGGGGTCGAGCCTGCGCTCCGGGCCGGTCACCTGGAAGCCGACCTGGACGCCCGTGCCGTCGAAGGAGCGGGCCAGCCGGTCCAGGGCGGCGGCGCCGAGGTGACCGTCGAGGTCGAGGGGGCGCAGCGCGCGGGCCCAGAGCCGGGCGTCGGCCAGCGCCCGCGCGGTCATCTCCTTGGCCTGCCGTACCTCCGCCCACGCCTGGGACGGGCGCCGCTCGCGGAACCGCTCGGCGTTCTCCAGCCCCATCTTGACCACGGTGAGCTGGTGGCCGATGGAGTCGTGCATGTCCCTGGCCATCCTGGCGCGCTCCTCGGCCACGGTCAGCTCCCTGACCCGCTGCAGCAGCAGCCGCGTCTCCTCGCCCTTGCGCCGCGCGTCGAGGGTGGCCCAGGCCATGCCGAGGACGAGGGTCGAGAAGATCACCATGAACAGGGACTCGGCCACGGCCCACTCCCACGGCGTGCCCAGCAGCAGCATGCTGAGAAGGAGCCCCAGGAGGTAGACGATCACCGCCATGATCCCCGTACGCATGCCGTGCAGGAAGACGAAGCTCGCCACGCCGAGGAGCACCAGCGGGCCGTGGGTCCTCTCGGAGACCATGCCGATGCAGGTGGCGGCCGCCAGGTAACAGGGGGCGATCAGCTTGCGCCGCCGGCTCGCCGTGGAGTCCCAGGGCAGCATCAGCCACAGCACGGCGACGACCGCCATCACCGCGGCGAACCGCACGCCGGTCGCGAGGTCCTCGAGGAACAGCAGGCGGTAGGCGACGGTCAGCGCGAACACCGTCCAGAACACCATGTTGAAACCCGCGGGGCGGCCGGTGTCGCGTAACAGGTTCACGCCCGCACCTTAGCCACGGCGGCGGGAAGGGGGCATCCCCCCGGAGTCATCATGACCTTCGTCATGGCCGTCTCGGTCAGCCGGTCGATGTGCCGGACGGGACGCGCACCTACCTTGACCGGCATGAGATCCGCAGCCAAGATCCTCACCCGGCCGGTCTGGGCCACCTTGATCACGATCGTCATAATGTTCACCGCGGTGTTCGGCGGCTCCCTGCCGTTCATTTCACTGGTGAACCGCGAGGTCCCCCTCACGAGGCTGCTCCCCGCGCTGGGCATCGCCGTGCTCGCCCTGACGCTGGTCTACCTGTACCGGCGGTTCGTGACCGGCGAGCCGTGGTCGGGAGTGGGGCTGACACTGCGCTGGTCGGCCGTTGGCGAGGCGCTGCTCGGCGTGGCCGCGGGCATGGCGGCGATACTGGTGACGAGCCTGGTGTCGGTCGCGCTCGGCGTGGCGCAGTGGCGCGGCTTCGACGAGGCGTCCCTGGCGTACCTCCCGCTGTCCCTGCTGATCGCCACGCTCAACCAGGCGTTCCCGGAGGAGATGCTCTTCCGCGGTCACCTGTGGCACACGCTGTCGGCGTCGCTCTCCCCGCGCACCGTCATGATCGCCACCTCGCTGGCCTTCGGCGCCCTGCACATCATCTCCAGCAGCCCGGCGACCGGGATCGGCGAGCGGCTGCTCTACGTCGTCTCCGCCGTCGCGCTCGGCTTCGCCTGCGGGGCGGCCCGGGCGCGCACGGGCGCGGTGTGGGCGGCGGCCGGCGTCCACGCGGGCCTGCACTACGGCTTCCGGATCTTCCCCCTCCAGGAGATCCACTACGACGTCCAGCTCCTGGTGCAGACCGTGTCGCTGACCCTGGCCGGGCTCGCCTTCCTGCTCATCCGCGCGCCCCGGTCCCGGCCCGCTCCGGTGAAGGCGGGGTGAGGCCCGTGCGGCGGGCGCGTTGACGCGAAGATCTCCCCCTATTAGTTTGACGCCCATCCTAATTGGAGGGCGTCATGGACTGGGTCGAGGGCTTCACCGAGCTGTGCTACGGCGGGGACTACAACCCCGAGCAGTGGCCGGAGGAGGTGTGGCACGAGGACGTGGCGCTGATGCGTGAGGCCGGGGTGAACCTGGTCACGCTCGGCGTGTTCGCGTGGTCCCGGCTGGAGCCGGAACCCGGCCGCTACGACTTCGGCTGGCTCGACCGGGTCCTGGACCTGCTGCACGCCGGCGGCATCCGGGTGGACCTGGCCACGCCGACCGCGAGCCCTCCCCCCTGGTTCTCCATCGTCCACCCCGACGCGCTGAACATCCGCCACGACCTGGTGAGGCTCACGCACGGCAGCCGGGACACCTACTGCGTGAGCGCGCCGCCGTACCGGCAGGCGTCGGTGCGGATCGCGCGGGCCCTGGCCGAGCGGTACCGCGACCACCCGGCCCTGGCCATGTGGCACGTGCACAACGAGTACGGCACCTGGTGCCACTGCGACCACGTCGCCCGCTCCTTCCGTGCCTGGCTCCAGCGCGAGTACGGCACGCTCGCCGCGGTGAACGACGCGTGGAACACCTCCTTCTGGAGCCAGCACTACTCCGCGTGGGAGCAGATCATGCCGCCGCGCGCCACCCAGTACCTGCCCAACCCGGGCCAGGTCCTGGCCTTCCGCCGCTTCCTGTCCGACGAGATGCTCGCCCACTTCCGCGCCCAGCGGGACGTGCTGCGCGAGCTGACCCCCGGCGTCCCGGTGACCACCAACTTCGTCTTCGGCGGCTGGACGCCGGTGAACCAGTGGGACTGGGCGCGCGAGACCGACCTGGTGGCGATCGACCACTACCCGGCGGCGGGCGGCGCGGCGGCGGCCGAGGAGACCGCGTTCGCCGCCGACCTGGCCCGCTCGTGGGCGGGGGGACGGCCCTGGCTGCTCATGGAGCAGGCCCCCGGCATGATCCACACGCCCGGCCGGATGATCTCCAAACGGCCGGGCGAGACGATCCGGCACAGCCTGCAGCACGTGGCGCGCGGCTCGCGCGGGGCGATGTTCTTCCAGTGGCGGGCCTCCCGCGGCGGGGCCGAGCAGTGGCACGCCGGGATGGTGCCCCACGCCGGGCCGGACTCGCGGGTGTTCCGCGAGATCGTCGAGCTGGGCCGTACCCTGCGCACGCTCGGCGCCCACCCCGGCTGGGCGGACGCGCGGGTCGCGGCCGAGGTGGCGATCGTCTGGGACCCGCGGGCGTGGTGGGCGCTGGAGTCCCCCGGCCTGCCCTCCGCCGACCTCGACTACCTGGAGTCGGTACGGCAGGCGCACCGCGTGCTCTACCGGCACGGCGTCACCGTCGACTTCGTGCCGCCGTCCGGCGACCTGTCGCCGTACCGGGCGGTCCTCGTGCCGAGCCTCTACCTGATCGCCGACGCCGACGCCCGCGCCATGGGGGACTACGTGCGCGGCGGGGGCACGCTGGTGGTGTCGTACTTCAGCGGCGTGGCCGACGAGCACGGCCGCGCCCGCCTCGGCGGGCACCCCGGGGCGTTCCGCGAGGTGCTGGGCGTGCGCGTGGAGGAGTTCCACCCGATCGGCGAGCCGGTGGAACTGTCCACCGGCGACCGCGGGACCGCGTGGAGCGAGCACGTCCGCTTGACGGGCGCCGAGGCCGTGGCGACCTACCGCGGCCCGCACCCCACGGGCGCGGAGCTCGACGGCCTGCCCGCCGTCACCGTGCACCGCTACGGCGCGGGCCGCGCGCTCTACCTGTCCACCCGCCTCGACGACGCCGGGTACGCCCGGCTGCTCGCCCGCGCCGGTCTGGCGCTCTCCCCCGCCGACGGCCTGGAGGTGGTACGGCGCACCGCTCCCGGCGAGGACTGGCTGTTCGCCGTCAACCACGCCGAGCGGGAGCGCGAGCTTGCGGCCCACGGCCGCGACCTGCTCACCGGCGCGGCGGTCGAGGGCGGCGTGTCCATTCCGCCGGGCGGCCACGCCCTGCTCCGCCTCGCCGGCGATCAGGAGCCGCAGACCGGCGTCTGATCCCGCTCCGGCAGGTGCGTACGCCACTCCTCCGCCGACAGATCACGCCCCGCCCGGGCGCACACCGCGGCGACCAGCGCGTCCGGGCCGAGCGGGTAGGACCGCTGGTCGCCGGTCCCGTCGAGGACGAACAGCCGGGAGCCGTCGGTTGAGAACGCCAGCGCGACGATCTTCTGCACGTGCTCGGTGTCCGGGCGGCCCACCTGCCGGCCGGTGGCGGCGTCCCACACGTTGACCGTGCCGTCGGTGTCCGCCGCGGCCAGGAGCCTGCCGTCGGCGGAGAACGTCACCTTCGTGACGGTCCGGAGGGAGCCGTCCAGGGTGAGGTCCCGGGGGGCGGCCGAGCCGGGCCGCCACACCCGCAGCCGCCCGGGAGCGTCACCGAGGATGAACAGCGTGCCGTCGGCAGCCATATCGAC
It contains:
- a CDS encoding ribosomal protein L7/L12: MSTVELLILAVILLLVVGVLLRIAAKSSASRTTPESRQAADPPGRRSAPTDLGVRVRELVERDRIIEAIKVVREETGLGLAEAKRAVEAVKAGKPAPLPRPVPLSPALTARVSELTGRGRVIEAVKVVREETGLGLAEAKRIVEAVERGAPPAGAPPQLDGDLATRVRELKAAGDTERAVQLVRGETGMDHAEAVAFVDALQHTGPKNADAD
- a CDS encoding carbohydrate ABC transporter permease — its product is MTAPARAARPSARRPGPGGWAVLASLVVLAVAMLLPFAIVVLNAVKSPADYSSNGPLTPPAELYFQGIIDFWNRVDFGLKLWNSFVISGSVAILAVILSVLNAYALGIGRVKGRMWIMVVFLVANTLPQEALAYPLYYLAKEVGLYNTRTAVIIIFTAIQAAFGTYLLSSVLGAFPREILEAAEIDGAGRWRALWRIVVPISRPTISVLLIFFFIWTWNEFFLPMILLTGNDNQTVPVALGVLQGQRMMDVTTSSASALLGIIPAVAFFLIFQRTLTRGVTVGAIK
- a CDS encoding carbohydrate ABC transporter permease, which translates into the protein MAVQAPATRPAAVRRAGRTPRRRGGYRLYLLPSAILFLLVIVVPFLMNVGTSFTRWSGVGTPRWIGLDNYVRLFGDAVFWASFRNNILLIVAMAIVPTIIGLIIAVALFDYIGKRFGARPASLLRAAYYLPQVLPVAVAGVVWGWMLHPSYGALNQILESVGLGALAQNWLGDPDLALATVMAVMVWFQIGYPIVIFMAGLQRVDPALYEAAEIDGASWWRRFWHITIPQIRQEIFVVLLTCTIAALKVFGPIFVLTGGGPGRATMVPSYFSYVNFFERADVGYGSAIATVLAIIIVVVTVFFLRFQDRSEGEAR
- a CDS encoding ABC transporter substrate-binding protein → MFKTRAVAVFAAAALALAACGGSGEPGEDSSGGKTLKLWHYETANSAMGVAWAEAIKEFEATHPGVKVEFEEKGFEQIQKTASMVLNSDEAPDILEYNKGNATAGLLSRQGLLTDMSQEVVKRGWDKLLSPSLQTTARYDERGVMGGGKWYGIPNYAEYVMVYYNKDAFEEHGITAPPTTLEEFTAILDTFVKAGITPISVGGAEYPAQQIFYQLALSKASREWIDAFQLYKGKVDFHGPEFTYAAQTFADWVKKGYIGKDSAGIRAEDMGLAFMSGKYPIMISGSWWYGRIADEVKDFEWGTFLWPGNTFSAGSSGNLWVIPENSENKELAYDFIDITMKKNIQNTLGNAGGVPVAADVSAITDEKNKELIENFTELSERDGLAFYPDWPAPGYYDVMVAGVQELINGSKQPHEVLDDLAQPYNENLAAVGG
- the yicI gene encoding alpha-xylosidase — translated: MADPPELPVRARGEGGLSALTRAELVSAEESGVTLKGVTGAEETLVVHVSAAGEGVIRVKLAQDADARTRSARVIRMVTPGGYPDARVETGDGEVVVDAGSVRAEITLNPWNMRFTDANGRLLVAQDPGHVDISGRLRTLPFGRSMVDGTPVAYHESFAAPPDEAFTGFGESFTPLDKRGQRPLMWNFDAFGAESQRAYKNVPFYMSSRGYGIVVDSGMPVEFDVCQSTHSCVQIIVPDDLIDYYVLAGPSPADVLRRYNALTCAPLLPPKWAFGTWISSGFFVDTQERVMNRARVIRERNIPCDVLHLDCFWQVKGHWSDLRWDRDNFPDPDAMLRELAEMGFKVSLWMNPYVSHLSPDFPEAAKKGYFLKNQDGEVYVADCWHGSYPACGIIDFTNPEAVAWFQGLLRPLLEQGVSVFKTDFAEGVPADAVAYNGMSGTELHNVYTLLFNDAVAEVTREVAGHGMVWARSSFLGGQRHSAQWGGDTYASYTAMGSTLRGGLAHGLSGVPFWSHDAGGFTGTPTPDLYVRWAQFGALSPLVRFHGTTSREPWEFPEHAERGAVAAIRLRYRLMPYLYTAAVESAETGAPMMRALCVDYPEDPVAWQADLQYMLGRDLLVAPMISAEGTRQVYLPAGRWVDYWTEEEYEGGRYIRVTTPLDRIPLFVRYGALIPTTEPADTVGDGPFGDITLVGYGADEGSSATIADVNGRTTVETTRDGDTLRFTVRGPARIRGVQNVRTPVEIQLR
- a CDS encoding response regulator, with amino-acid sequence MTVIRVLLVDDQALIREGLRKLLEVEEDVEVVGEAADGETALALVPVCRPHVALIDARMPGMSGVELIVRLAAEHSEVASLVLSTFDEDEYVFGALRAGARGYLLKGASPEELITAIHQAYRGLAVLDGPVARRVVEELRRLPAPRADLPGRELLSAREIEVARLIAIGATNREIATRLRITEGTVKNHVSSMLRKLGLRDRTQLALYLTGS
- a CDS encoding sensor histidine kinase, whose translation is MNLLRDTGRPAGFNMVFWTVFALTVAYRLLFLEDLATGVRFAAVMAVVAVLWLMLPWDSTASRRRKLIAPCYLAAATCIGMVSERTHGPLVLLGVASFVFLHGMRTGIMAVIVYLLGLLLSMLLLGTPWEWAVAESLFMVIFSTLVLGMAWATLDARRKGEETRLLLQRVRELTVAEERARMARDMHDSIGHQLTVVKMGLENAERFRERRPSQAWAEVRQAKEMTARALADARLWARALRPLDLDGHLGAAALDRLARSFDGTGVQVGFQVTGPERRLDPDTELTLYRVLQEALTNALRHARARHVRARLSFGDERVVLTITDDGEGADDITGFGLSSLAERVHGIGGRFSAGNAEGGGFTVRAEVPVSAS
- a CDS encoding CPBP family intramembrane glutamic endopeptidase; protein product: MRSAAKILTRPVWATLITIVIMFTAVFGGSLPFISLVNREVPLTRLLPALGIAVLALTLVYLYRRFVTGEPWSGVGLTLRWSAVGEALLGVAAGMAAILVTSLVSVALGVAQWRGFDEASLAYLPLSLLIATLNQAFPEEMLFRGHLWHTLSASLSPRTVMIATSLAFGALHIISSSPATGIGERLLYVVSAVALGFACGAARARTGAVWAAAGVHAGLHYGFRIFPLQEIHYDVQLLVQTVSLTLAGLAFLLIRAPRSRPAPVKAG